A single window of Salvia splendens isolate huo1 chromosome 6, SspV2, whole genome shotgun sequence DNA harbors:
- the LOC121809747 gene encoding anaphase-promoting complex subunit 6-like, giving the protein MREEQIEKLRGVVRDCVSKHLYSSAIFFADKVAAVTADPADIYMQAQALYLGRHYRRAFHLLNASQIVLRDLRFRYLAAKCLEELKEWDQCLLMLGDGNVDEHGNIIDTKECSSMYLDKDGEDREINIISAICFLRGKAYEALENRSEARLWYKAAIKADPLCYEALECLIEGDMLSCEEETNLLATLQFSPKDGWLSSFYSCLVKKYEKENVVETKFKELEVEVANTKTPGKSLCTLKNNTDLLACKAEYYHQCGEYQKCFELTSILLEKDPFHLKCTLVHLAAAMELGHSNELYLMSCNLVKDYPQKALSWFAVGCYYYCIKKYDQSRRYFSKATSLDGTFAPAWIGYGNAYAAQEEGDQAMSAYRTAARLFPGCHLPSLYIGMEYMRTHSFKLAEQFFMQAQAICHSDPLVYNELGVVAYHMKEYKNAVWWFENTLANVPSSLSEMWEPTLVNLAHALRKLKRYIEAIAYYEKALALSTRSLSTYAGLAYTYHLQDNFTAAITHYHKALWIKSDDQFCTEMLTLALQDECQLGTNPKAGTVRSQLFT; this is encoded by the exons ATGAGGGAAGAGCAAATCGAGAAGCTTCGAGGCGTTGTCCGCGACTGCGTGAGCAAGCATCTCTACTCGTCGGCGATCTTCTTCGCCGACAAGGTGGCCGCGGTGACGGCTGACCCTGCCGACATATATATGCAGGCGCAGGCGCTCTACCTTGGCCGACACTACCGCCGTGCATTCCACCTCCTCAACGCCTCGCAAATCGTCCTACGCGACCTTCGTTTCCGTTACCTAGCTGCCAAATGCCTC GAAGAACTGAAGGAGTGGGATCAATGCCTGTTGATGCTTGGTGATGGTAATGTGGATGAGCATGGTAATATTATTGACACCAAGGAGTGCAGTAGCATGTACCTGGATAAAGATGGCGAAGATCGTGAAATCAAT ATTATATCGGCAATATGCTTTTTAAGAGGCAAGGCGTATGAGGCCTTGGAAAATCGCTCAGAAGCTCGTTTATG GTACAAAGCCGCCATTAAAGCTGATCCTCTATGTTATGAG GCCTTGGAGTGTCTTATAGAGGGTGATATGCTCAGTTGCGAAGAAG AGACCAATCTACTTGCAACCTTGCAATTTTCTCCTAAAGATGGATGGCTCTCTTCATTTTATTCATGCTTGGTAAAGAAG TATGAGAAAGAAAATGTTGTTGAAACCAAATTTAAAGAGCTCGAGGTCGAAGTTGCTAATACAAAGACGCCTGGGAAATCATTATGTACTCTGAAGAACAACACTGATCTCTTAGCCTGCAAAGCTGAATACTACCACCAGTGTGGTGAATACCAAAAGTGTTTTGAACTAACGTCTAT ATTGCTTGAGAAGgacccttttcacctgaagtgcACCCTAGTGCATTTAGCAGCAGCAATGGAGCTTGGGCATTCTAATGAACTCTATCTGATGTCTTGCAATTTAGTCAAGGACTACCCTCAAAA AGCTTTGTCATGGTTTGCTGTGGGTTGCTACTACTACTGCATAAAAAAGTATGACCAGTCACGTCGTTATTTCAG CAAGGCAACAAGTTTAGATGGAACATTTGCTCCGGCTTGGATTGGATATGGGAATGCATATGCAGCCCAAGAGGAAGGAGATCAAGCAATGTCAGCTTACCGCACTGCTGCGCGTTTATTTCCTGG GTGCCACTTGCCTTCACTATACATTGGAATGGAATACATGCGAACCCATAGTTTTAAACTTGCTGAGCAG TTTTTCATGCAGGCCCAAGCCATATGTCATTCGGATCCACTTGTGTATAATGAGCTTGGAGTTGTGGCTTATCATATGAAGGA GTATAAGAATGCTGTGTGGTGGTTTGAGAATACACTGGCTAATGTACCGTCATCTTTAAGTGAGATGTGGGAGCCAACTTTAGTCAACCTTGCTCATGCGTTGCGAAAATTGAA GAGGTACATTGAGGCAATTGCGTACTATGAGAAAGCACTCGCATTATCAACAAGAAGTTTGAGTACATACGCTGGCCTTGCATACACTTATCATCTACAG GACAATTTCACAGCAGCAATTACACACTATCACAAG GCATTATGGATCAAATCCGACGATCAATTCTGCACGGAGATGCTGACACTGGCCCTTCAAGACGAATGCCAACTTGGTACAAACCCTAAAGCTGGGACAGTTAGAAGCCAgttgtttacttga